The genomic region GAAAGCCCGGTCGAGGCCTTTTCCATCGATGACTCCAGCACCACCGAGATCGACGACTGCCTGTCCGTGCAGTGGCTGGACGACGGCATGGCGCGCATTGGCGTGCACATTGCCGCCCCGGCGCTGGGCATCCGCCCCGGCGATGGCGTGGACCAGGTCGCGCGCGAGCGCATGACCACCGTCTACAGTCCCGGTGAGAAGATCACCATGCTGCCCGACGCCGTGGTGCGCAGCTTCTCGCTGGACGAGGGGCATGTGCGTCCGGCGCTGTCGCTGTACCTGGACATCAACATCGAGACGCTGCAGGTCGCCAACGAATTCAGTCAGGTGGACCGCATCCGTGTGGCGCGCAACATCCGCCACGACGAACTGGAGCCCTTCGACACCGAGGCGCAGCTGGACTGGCAGCCTGTACCCGGCGAGGAAGATCCGCTGGCCGGGCTGCCCTATGCCGACGCCTTCCGGCTGCTGTGGCGCTTCACGCAGGTGCTGTCGGCCGAGCGTGACAAGGTGCGTGGTCGCCCTGAAGTCCGCTCGCGCGTCGACTTCACCTTCCGCATTGACGGCGAGCATGTCGAGATCATCCCGCGCCGTCGTGATGCACCCTTTGACCGCATCGTGGCCGAGATGGCCATCCTGGCCAACTCGCGCTGGGGCCGGCTGCTGGCCGATCACGCCGTCTCGGGCCTGTACCGTTCGCAGAGCTTTGGCCGCGTGAAGATGTCCACCCACCCGGCCATCCACCAGGGCCTGGGTGTGCCCCAGTACGCCTGGAGCACCTCGCCGCTGCGCCGCTACGTCGACCTCATCAACCAGATGCAGCTGGTGGCCGTGCTGGAGGCGGAAGTCCCGCCATTCACCATGAATGACACATCGCTGTATGCAATTGTGTCTGCTTTCGAGGCGCGCTATGGCACGGTGGGCGAATATCAGCAGACAATGGAGCGCTACTGGTGCCTGCGCTGGGTCGCGCAGCAGCCCGAACAACGCTTCCCGGCCGTGGCCATCCGCGACGAGACGGTGCGTCTGGCTGCTGCCCCCCTGTACTTCCAGGTGACTGGCCTGCCGCCCATGAGCGCAGGTCAGCCCCTGCTGGTGGACCTGCTGGACTGGGACGAGCTGGACCTGACCGTCCAGGCCCGTGCCGTGCGGCTGGTCGCCGATCCCCATGACTCCGACCCTGTGGGGGCGGAGGCAACGCCGGCGCCCGGGACTGAAGACCCCGGGCTGGCACCCTCGGATTCGATCGATACGGAGTGATTTCTGCAAATGGCCGCTGCTACGCCATGGGCCCGCGCCTTCAACCGGATGGACCCGCTCACTGTCGGCATCGTCGTGTCGCTGGTGGCGCACGCCGTCATGCTGGCCATCCGCTTCTCGGCGGCTGATCCCAATCGCTTCCTGCCCGCCGAGTCGCAGCTGGAGGTGGTGCTGCTCAATGCCTCCACCCGCGCCAAGCCCGTCAATGCCGAAGTGCTGGCGCAGGTGAACATGGAAGCCGGTGGTGACCGTGACCAGGGCAGGGCGCGTTCCCCGCTGCCTGCCTCGGAGCAGGCCCGTGACGGCGAGACCATGGAGCAGCAGCAGGCCCGCATTCGCCAGCTGGAAGCCGAGCAGCAGCGCCTGCTGGCCCTGAACAACCAGAACGAGCCCACCCCGCAGGCCGAGCCGCAGCAGTCGCAGGACGCCAATGGCGGCGAGCAGGAAGAGCTGCAGCGGCAGATCGCCCGCATGCAGGCGCAGATCGACCGCCAGCTGGAAGACTACGCCCGCCGGCCCAAGCGCCTCACCTATGGCGTCAACGCCACCGGCGTCAACTACGCCCGCTACGTCAGCGCCTGGGCTGACCGCATCGAGAAGATCGGCACCGAGCGCTTCCCCGAGGAAGCCCGGGGCAAGATGTACGACTCGCTCACCGTCACCGTCGAGGTGGACAAGTACGGCAACGTCGTCGACGTGCTGATCAACAAGAAGTCCCGCTACGACGTGCTCAACCGCAAGGTGAAGGAAATCGTGCTGGCCGGTGCCCCCTACGACAAGTTCACGCCCGAGATGCGTAAGGACGGCGACATCCTGCAGATCGTCCGTACCTGGACCTTCACCAACGGCAGCCTGCAGACGAAGTCGGCCAAGCGGTGATGCCGATGGTTTCAGGACCTGACCGTTACCTGGTGGTGGGCAACCCCATTGCCCACAGCCGCTCGCCCGAGATCCACGCCGCCTTCGCGGCCCAGACCGGCCAGCATATCCTTTACGAACGGCGCCTGATCGAGACCGATCCGCCCGAGGCCTTTGCCGCGGCCATGCGGCACTTCTTCCAGGACGAAGGAGGGCGGGGCGCCAACGTCACGCTGCCCTTCAAGGAAGCGGCCTTCCGCCTTGCCGACGAGCGCAGTCCGCGTGCCGAGGCCGCGGGTGCCGCCAACACGCTCTGCTTCATCGAAGGCCGGATCATCGCCGACAACACCGATGGCGCCGGCCTGGTCGATGACATCCAGCGGCGACTGGGCGTGTCGCTGCAGGGGTTGCGGGTGACGGTGCTGGGCGCCGGGGGCGCAGCCCGGGGCCTGATGCTGCCGCTGGCCCAGGCCGGCGTGGCCCGGCTGGTGGTGGCCAACCGCACGCTGGCCCGCGCGCAGGCGCTGGCCGCCGACATCGACCCCCATCTTGAGGCGCAGGCACTGCCCGTCCGGGTGGAGCCCGTGGCGCTGGCCGATGCACCGGCAGCCGACGTGCTCATCAATGCCACATCCGCCGGCCTGCATGGCGACGGCCCCACGCTGCCGGCACGGCTGTTCGAGGGCTGTCGTCTGGCCTACGACTGCATCTATGCCGACCGACCCACGCCCTTCATGCAGCAGGCCATGGCGGCCGGGGTGCCGCAGGTCAGCGACGGCCTGGGCATGCTGGTCGGCCAGGCCGCCGAAAGCTTCCGCCTGTGGCGCGGCATCCGGCCTGATGTCGTCCCCGTGCTGGAAGCACTGCGCACGGCACGCTGATTGCGCTAACATCGCGGATTGCGTGCTGAAAGCTTGGGTGGCGCAACACCTGCAGGCTGCCAGCCGGGACCATGGACTGCGCCGTCGTTCGGGCCGCGCGCTTCGGCCCGGTTTCTGCATTCCCTGACCCTGTCGTCCAAGGTTGCGGGCTGTCTGCCAGCCCACGCACGCTTCAAGCCTGGCCACCCCCATGCCTGTGGCCTTTCCCTGCCTGCCACCGTCCGGACCTGCCTGCCTCCTCCCCCGACGACGGCGGCTGCTCGCCTGAGCCCGTGCCATGAATACCTCCCCTGTCGATCCCCGTTCGGCCGCATCGTCCGTGCCCGAAGAGACCGCAGCCGACACGAGCCTGTCCTCTCATCCTGACCTGGCGGAATCCGTCCTGTCGGCCTCGGAGGCAGCTGAAGCACCGGAAGCATCGGAAGAAGCCACCGCAGCCGCCCAGACCAGTGTTCTCCCGCGCGACGCTGAAGACGCGCAGCATGCGCTGGCCGAAGTGCAGCTGCTGCTGGAGCGCCACGCCTTTGCGCAGGAAACGGCCCGCCACTACGCCGAAACCGTGCGCCAAGCGGCGCAGGAGCCCGACGACGACGAGGAGGATGCCGCGTCCCACGACAGGACACATGCCCATGGCGAGGCAGCGCATGACGCGTCTGTCGAGGGGCGGCACGCGTCGGATGCGGACGCCGGCGCGTCTGCAGCCACGTCGCAGGATGACCCGGCGGGAGGCCATCTCACCGAGCAGGGGCGGCACGCGGAAAGCGGGCAGCGGGATGCCCATCATCAACCGATCCGCCATCACGTCCATTCGGGGCAGCACAGCGCCCTGGCGGCCGTCGGCATGGGGCCGTCCACGGGGGTACTGAAGTCTGCCGACGTCCGGGTGAAGGCCGCCGCCGGGTTGATGGGAGACGTGGCGACGAAGGCCGACAGTGGGACCCGGCCGGAGGCCGAGCGGAAAGGGGACGCTGCCGCGGAGGGCGATGACATCTCGACGCCCGAGTCCGGATCGACATTGGAGACGGCATCGAAGGTCGCGGCGCGTCCGGACGAGTCTCCCTACCTTGCCCAGTTGCGCGAGCGTCTGGCCAAGCTGCACCCGGCCGATATTGCCTACGTGCTGGAAGCGCTGCCACCGGAAGAGCGGAAGCTGGTCTGGGATTCGGTCAAGCGCGAAGCCGATGGCGCCGTGCTGCTGGAGGTTTCCGAGCCGGTTCTGGAAGACCTGATCGACCTGATGACCGAGGACGAGCTGGTCTCGGCGGTCAAGGAACTGGACGCCGACGACGTGGCCGACCTGGTCGAGTATCTGCCGCCGGCGGTGGTGGAGAAGATCCAGCGTGAGCTGACCCCCGAGGAGCGCGAGCAGCTGCGTGCCGCCATGTCCTACCCCGAGGATTCGGTGGGCGGACGCATGGACTTCGAGTTCGTGCGCGTGCGTGAGGACGTGACGCTGGAAGTGGTGCTGCGCTATCTGCGCCGCTTCGACGAGCTACCCCAGCATA from Lautropia mirabilis harbors:
- a CDS encoding ribonuclease catalytic domain-containing protein, giving the protein MSQNYLLFEEAGQFKTGTILQDTGTSLQVELTTGKRVKVKQANVMLRFASPGPAEMLAEALQEAENIDIDFLWEVAPQEEFDYQLLVAEYYGENPSVVQQTAMLMRLHGMPVYFYRKGRGRYRPAQPDTLKAALAAIERKRLQEEEIQRLAAELEAGQLPALIAGQVPDLLVAADRQSVGWRALDLACQQTGLSPERLLLKVGALPSARAVHEQRFLRSHFPTGTDFPAALSQYQPPVLDHLPESPVEAFSIDDSSTTEIDDCLSVQWLDDGMARIGVHIAAPALGIRPGDGVDQVARERMTTVYSPGEKITMLPDAVVRSFSLDEGHVRPALSLYLDINIETLQVANEFSQVDRIRVARNIRHDELEPFDTEAQLDWQPVPGEEDPLAGLPYADAFRLLWRFTQVLSAERDKVRGRPEVRSRVDFTFRIDGEHVEIIPRRRDAPFDRIVAEMAILANSRWGRLLADHAVSGLYRSQSFGRVKMSTHPAIHQGLGVPQYAWSTSPLRRYVDLINQMQLVAVLEAEVPPFTMNDTSLYAIVSAFEARYGTVGEYQQTMERYWCLRWVAQQPEQRFPAVAIRDETVRLAAAPLYFQVTGLPPMSAGQPLLVDLLDWDELDLTVQARAVRLVADPHDSDPVGAEATPAPGTEDPGLAPSDSIDTE
- the aroE gene encoding shikimate dehydrogenase encodes the protein MPMVSGPDRYLVVGNPIAHSRSPEIHAAFAAQTGQHILYERRLIETDPPEAFAAAMRHFFQDEGGRGANVTLPFKEAAFRLADERSPRAEAAGAANTLCFIEGRIIADNTDGAGLVDDIQRRLGVSLQGLRVTVLGAGGAARGLMLPLAQAGVARLVVANRTLARAQALAADIDPHLEAQALPVRVEPVALADAPAADVLINATSAGLHGDGPTLPARLFEGCRLAYDCIYADRPTPFMQQAMAAGVPQVSDGLGMLVGQAAESFRLWRGIRPDVVPVLEALRTAR
- the mgtE gene encoding magnesium transporter: MNTSPVDPRSAASSVPEETAADTSLSSHPDLAESVLSASEAAEAPEASEEATAAAQTSVLPRDAEDAQHALAEVQLLLERHAFAQETARHYAETVRQAAQEPDDDEEDAASHDRTHAHGEAAHDASVEGRHASDADAGASAATSQDDPAGGHLTEQGRHAESGQRDAHHQPIRHHVHSGQHSALAAVGMGPSTGVLKSADVRVKAAAGLMGDVATKADSGTRPEAERKGDAAAEGDDISTPESGSTLETASKVAARPDESPYLAQLRERLAKLHPADIAYVLEALPPEERKLVWDSVKREADGAVLLEVSEPVLEDLIDLMTEDELVSAVKELDADDVADLVEYLPPAVVEKIQRELTPEEREQLRAAMSYPEDSVGGRMDFEFVRVREDVTLEVVLRYLRRFDELPQHTDQVFVVDRNGMLTGSLSIEQVLLNEPDTEVSAVMHRDILSLDVDDDVGDAAQAFERYDLISAPVVDTHHKLIGRLTIDEVVDVIREESETDALNQAGLQEEEDLFGSVWQSARNRWLWLAVNLVTAFLASRVIGLFDETIERIVALATLMPIVAGLAGNSGNQTMALMIRSLAQGQINGGNFGRILRKELTVALLNGMVWGSVAGLATWLLYHDTDAARLLGIAMGVAIVLNLLIGATLGVAVPFTLNRLGRDPALGSSVLLTFSTDGLGFLIFLGLATMLF